CTCTCCCATTTTTTCTATTATGCTCAAAAAAGATTTAGCTGCTTTTGAATATTCACCTGAACTAAAGACCTGGGAGTAAAAGTCTTGAGCAATGATACTTCCGTCTACACACAAATCAGCCATTGCCCTAAGATTTTCTTTGACAGTATCAGCATCTAAATACAAAGAAACACTTTGCCAGAGAAACAAGGTCTTTTTTGTTTTGTCAAAACCAGCTTTCAATAGATTATCGACCCAGGATTCATTTGCATAATCAACCGGGATATAGCTGATCCAGTCGTGCTCAATTCCTGCTTTGTTCAAAGTCTCAATTTTAACATTTACTGTATTCACCTGGTCTAGTTCAAAAACCTTTACCTTTTTTCCTTTTGTAAATTTTAAAGTCATTAGATCAAAGCCAGCTCCGGGAAGGACGATCTGCTCCATTTCATCAACATATTTTTCCATTACCTTGTCAAACATTAGCACCCTGATACCAGCAGTGGAATCTGCGGTCTCTTCTCCCGGTTCAACTAATATCCCAAGCCTGGTCGTGAAACCAAATAA
This genomic stretch from Oceanispirochaeta sp. M1 harbors:
- a CDS encoding SAM-dependent methyltransferase, whose amino-acid sequence is MKISKKLGVSFSAIKALQYRWLMHYFNTRPDPISVAFTRKFPCESQFGMWSIMGPLIISQRLFGFTTRLGILVEPGEETADSTAGIRVLMFDKVMEKYVDEMEQIVLPGAGFDLMTLKFTKGKKVKVFELDQVNTVNVKIETLNKAGIEHDWISYIPVDYANESWVDNLLKAGFDKTKKTLFLWQSVSLYLDADTVKENLRAMADLCVDGSIIAQDFYSQVFSSGEYSKAAKSFLSIIEKMGETSQFGIDMSDDPKAAVELFLKECGLRMTEYIQFGEKIDIEPFYCIVESEKM